One genomic segment of Acidobacteriota bacterium includes these proteins:
- a CDS encoding glycosyltransferase family 4 protein — protein sequence MKIALIGPGLMPIPAKNWGAVEILIWNYKVYLEELGHKVNIYNTKDLDFVARTINTNEYDFVHLHYDEYIRFFNQSLNKPYCCTSHYSYILKPRMWGTYYKSIFKNTLQAPGIIALSDKIAQKYRDSGYKGFLRVLRNGAEVLRFNFRYQGNRKAICLGKIEPRKRQALLAGISKGRVNIDFVGPIVDPNFQQNETCRYLGIWDKPYLYEHLTDYSCLVLLSDGEAAPLVVPEALAAGLSIVVSESASANLDPMDFITILPDGLTDPNRLQNAIDEQISRNVAVREEIREYAQQRFDWSIIINEYVSLIEEFNAQPPTSLQARHLKRIELFDVWQQLQRSILNPLLAVNWVKQWFRPKRHL from the coding sequence ATGAAGATAGCTCTAATTGGACCTGGGCTTATGCCGATCCCGGCTAAAAACTGGGGGGCTGTTGAGATTCTGATTTGGAACTATAAGGTTTACTTGGAAGAGCTAGGCCACAAGGTTAATATTTACAACACCAAAGACTTGGATTTCGTAGCGCGCACTATCAATACAAACGAATACGATTTCGTTCATTTGCATTACGACGAGTATATTAGGTTTTTCAACCAGTCTTTAAACAAACCTTACTGTTGCACAAGTCATTATAGTTACATCCTTAAGCCAAGGATGTGGGGAACTTATTACAAGAGCATATTTAAGAATACCCTACAAGCACCAGGTATCATTGCTTTATCGGACAAAATTGCGCAAAAGTACAGGGATAGCGGATATAAAGGTTTCCTACGCGTACTACGCAATGGTGCTGAAGTGTTGCGCTTTAACTTCCGGTATCAAGGAAATAGGAAGGCTATCTGTTTAGGCAAAATTGAACCGAGGAAGCGTCAAGCATTACTGGCAGGTATTTCGAAGGGGCGAGTTAATATAGATTTTGTTGGACCAATAGTAGATCCTAATTTTCAGCAAAATGAAACATGTCGCTATTTAGGGATATGGGATAAACCATACCTGTACGAACATCTAACGGATTACAGTTGTCTTGTGCTACTAAGCGATGGCGAAGCTGCTCCTTTGGTTGTACCAGAAGCTTTAGCTGCAGGGCTAAGCATTGTGGTTTCCGAAAGCGCCAGTGCTAATCTTGATCCTATGGACTTTATCACGATTCTCCCGGATGGATTAACTGATCCAAATCGTTTACAAAATGCTATTGATGAGCAAATCTCTAGAAATGTAGCCGTCCGTGAAGAGATCCGGGAGTATGCCCAGCAACGATTCGACTGGTCTATCATCATCAACGAATATGTTAGTTTGATAGAGGAATTTAATGCTCAACCACCAACATCCTTACAGGCTCGTCATTTAAAACGGATCGAGTTGTTTGATGTTTGGCAGCAGTTGCAACGATCTATACTCAATCCTTTGTTGGCTGTAAATTGGGTGAAACAATGGTTTCGTCCGAAAAGGCATTTGTGA
- a CDS encoding glycosyltransferase, translating to MRILYVALKYDYGKLEQGYSFEHYNFYHSLLHMGHDILYFDFMTLMQKHGRDWMNRRLLEVVKVEKPVLMFTVLFKDELDPAVVREISQNTETITLNWFCDDHWRFDNYARYWARCFNWVVTTAKRALPKYEKLGYRNVVKSQWACNHFLYRKLNLPLIYDVTFVGQPHSNRRQVIQALRNAGVDVHVWGRSWESGRISQEEMIRVFNQSRINLNLSHSSTPLSIHKGRVKNITHRWLSNYLKVIPFRSQIKTMSKQWLTAIKHSKIADGTQIRFYPGSRKYIDQIKGRNFEIPGCGGFLLTEMAEDLENYYKIGREIVCFDSIDDLIEKIDYYLHHEDERIAIAQAGYERTLCEHTYVHRFTEIFKQLGLQCKPLSYGLVGKVRLGQTEEIH from the coding sequence ATGCGAATACTTTACGTTGCCCTTAAATACGACTACGGCAAGCTCGAACAGGGCTACAGCTTTGAGCATTACAACTTTTACCACTCCCTGCTCCATATGGGCCACGACATTCTCTACTTCGACTTCATGACCCTAATGCAAAAACACGGCCGAGACTGGATGAATCGCAGGTTGCTAGAGGTGGTAAAGGTAGAAAAGCCAGTCCTGATGTTCACAGTGCTCTTCAAAGATGAACTCGACCCGGCAGTGGTGCGTGAGATCTCGCAGAACACAGAAACTATCACCCTCAACTGGTTCTGCGATGACCACTGGCGTTTCGATAACTACGCCCGCTACTGGGCTCGTTGTTTTAACTGGGTAGTCACCACAGCCAAGAGGGCGTTACCCAAGTACGAAAAGTTGGGTTATCGCAATGTCGTTAAGAGCCAGTGGGCATGCAACCACTTCCTTTATCGTAAGCTCAACCTCCCTCTGATCTACGATGTCACCTTCGTGGGGCAGCCCCACAGCAACCGCCGCCAGGTGATCCAGGCGCTTCGCAACGCTGGGGTGGATGTCCATGTGTGGGGCAGAAGCTGGGAGTCAGGGCGTATCTCACAGGAAGAAATGATTAGAGTCTTTAATCAGAGCCGTATCAATCTTAACTTATCCCATTCTTCAACACCCCTATCAATCCATAAAGGACGAGTAAAAAATATAACTCATCGATGGCTTTCTAACTATCTAAAGGTCATTCCATTTAGATCACAGATCAAGACAATGAGTAAGCAGTGGTTAACAGCTATAAAACATTCTAAGATTGCTGATGGTACTCAAATTCGCTTTTATCCCGGTAGTAGGAAGTACATTGACCAAATCAAGGGGCGAAACTTTGAAATTCCTGGCTGTGGAGGATTCTTATTAACAGAGATGGCAGAGGATTTGGAAAACTATTATAAAATTGGTAGAGAGATTGTTTGCTTCGATAGCATAGATGACCTAATAGAGAAAATAGATTATTATCTACACCATGAGGATGAACGAATTGCAATCGCACAAGCAGGTTATGAACGAACATTATGTGAGCACACCTATGTGCATAGATTTACCGAAATCTTCAAGCAGTTAGGCCTACAATGTAAGCCACTCAGTTATGGTCTGGTAGGGAAAGTGCGCTTAGGTCAAACAGAAGAGATACACTGA
- a CDS encoding glycosyltransferase has product MTDTPLVSVVMSVYNGENYLEKSIESILYQTFRNFEFIIINDGSTDSTGAILTRYQKIDKRIFVFNQENQGVIASLNRGCHLSKGKYIARMDADDISLPERLQKQVEYMELHPEIDFLGTSMELIDQNRIPLKKLCLPTMPGLIRWCLLFENCMSHASVMMRRSIIEKVGLYHIEAQHAEDYDLWTRASFKTKLANLPEVLLCHRIGVNNITSRYFPEQEQAVIKVMHSSISQTLNKEIPIKTIISLHQMVRENFLNDFHQIQEVYKLIENLYRSYLKLVSLNSIEAKAVALDAAKKILILTVSAARLFKWKALWLFIRAIKLNPKVLLPEYISRGIRKLI; this is encoded by the coding sequence ATGACTGACACACCTCTTGTAAGTGTTGTTATGTCAGTATATAATGGCGAAAATTACCTAGAAAAATCTATTGAAAGTATCCTCTACCAGACATTCAGAAATTTTGAGTTCATTATCATTAATGATGGCTCGACTGATAGCACAGGTGCAATTCTTACTCGGTATCAGAAGATAGACAAGCGAATATTTGTCTTCAATCAAGAAAATCAAGGAGTAATCGCTTCTCTTAATAGAGGATGTCATCTTAGTAAAGGAAAGTACATTGCCCGAATGGATGCGGATGATATAAGTTTACCCGAACGATTACAGAAACAAGTAGAGTATATGGAGCTACATCCTGAAATTGATTTTTTAGGGACATCGATGGAGTTAATTGATCAAAATAGAATTCCATTAAAGAAATTATGTTTACCAACAATGCCTGGTCTTATAAGATGGTGCCTATTATTTGAAAATTGTATGAGCCACGCATCAGTTATGATGCGACGTTCTATTATAGAAAAAGTAGGTTTATATCATATAGAGGCGCAACATGCTGAAGATTATGATCTCTGGACTCGTGCAAGTTTTAAAACTAAATTAGCTAATCTTCCAGAGGTCCTTCTTTGTCATCGTATCGGGGTGAACAACATAACCTCAAGGTATTTTCCAGAACAAGAACAAGCAGTTATTAAAGTTATGCATTCATCTATTTCCCAAACATTGAATAAAGAAATTCCGATAAAAACTATAATAAGTCTTCACCAAATGGTTAGAGAGAATTTTTTAAATGATTTTCATCAAATTCAAGAAGTATACAAACTAATTGAAAATTTATATAGATCTTATCTTAAATTAGTATCTCTAAATTCAATTGAGGCTAAAGCAGTGGCACTCGATGCGGCAAAAAAAATTCTAATTCTGACAGTATCGGCAGCCAGGCTTTTCAAATGGAAAGCTTTATGGCTTTTTATTAGGGCTATAAAATTAAATCCAAAAGTTTTATTGCCTGAATATATTTCAAGGGGTATTAGAAAACTTATCTGA
- a CDS encoding glycosyltransferase — protein sequence MNNPLISIIIPCFNCEKYVEQAILNAKSQRLENLEIVFINDGSTDNVEELLQPYKNDLVYCYQENKGLSNARNKGIEFSKGNYIAFLDPDDIWYPDTLITLYDFLENNKDFGMVCGKTLCISESGEPLYSIPPKNIGPEITHEDLLNRNLFTVISALARRECFEKVGLFDENLTSCEDYDMWLRISKHYKIGYIDKYVAKYRIASSMMSADIFRMVKNEVAVLEKNLIVDENTPKKVLSHLYYKKGVFNSLLKNQRKSTIYFFSSLKNNPFNYKSMAGLFLNLFFPFSFEKIMKIYRYR from the coding sequence GTGAATAATCCATTAATTTCAATTATTATCCCTTGTTTTAACTGTGAAAAATATGTAGAACAGGCAATTTTAAATGCAAAAAGTCAAAGATTAGAAAATTTAGAGATAGTTTTCATTAATGATGGATCTACTGATAATGTGGAAGAATTACTTCAACCTTATAAAAATGATTTAGTTTATTGTTATCAAGAAAATAAAGGTCTTTCGAATGCTAGGAATAAGGGAATTGAATTTTCTAAAGGTAACTATATTGCATTTTTAGATCCAGATGATATCTGGTATCCTGATACCTTAATTACACTTTATGACTTCTTAGAGAATAACAAAGATTTTGGAATGGTGTGCGGAAAAACTTTATGTATATCAGAATCAGGAGAACCTCTTTACTCGATTCCGCCAAAAAATATTGGACCTGAAATTACTCATGAAGATCTATTAAATAGAAATTTATTTACAGTGATTTCTGCTCTTGCGAGGAGAGAATGTTTCGAAAAAGTAGGTTTATTTGATGAAAATTTAACATCTTGTGAAGATTATGATATGTGGTTAAGAATATCAAAGCATTATAAAATAGGATACATTGATAAATATGTAGCAAAATATAGAATTGCTTCATCTATGATGAGCGCTGACATCTTTAGAATGGTTAAAAATGAAGTAGCCGTCTTAGAGAAAAACCTAATCGTAGATGAAAATACGCCAAAAAAAGTATTATCTCATTTATATTATAAAAAGGGAGTTTTTAACTCTCTGTTAAAGAATCAAAGAAAATCAACCATCTATTTCTTTAGTAGCTTAAAAAATAATCCATTTAATTATAAATCAATGGCAGGTTTATTTCTCAATTTATTTTTTCCATTTTCATTTGAAAAAATTATGAAAATTTATAGATATCGATAA